One region of Clostridiales bacterium genomic DNA includes:
- a CDS encoding PcfB family protein — protein sequence MQEEITQKTLALCVEASKMTAQLLQQAIKKVLADMEKHKKNPQLRHGKQTLRQLMKHNTGVSNIEITDQNIRAFSSTAKKYGLDFALKKDTSGEHTRYLVFFKGRDADVITAAFREFSAKNLSREKAPSIRHKLEKAQEQSKTQHKEQERGEKVKTRERSVER from the coding sequence TTGCAGGAAGAAATCACGCAGAAAACCCTTGCGCTATGTGTGGAGGCCAGCAAAATGACCGCCCAGCTCTTGCAGCAGGCTATAAAGAAGGTGCTGGCAGACATGGAGAAGCACAAGAAAAATCCGCAGCTCCGGCACGGCAAGCAGACGCTCCGGCAGCTTATGAAGCACAACACCGGCGTTTCCAACATCGAGATCACAGATCAGAATATCCGGGCCTTTTCTTCCACAGCGAAGAAGTACGGCCTGGATTTTGCTTTGAAGAAGGACACTTCCGGCGAGCATACCCGTTACCTGGTGTTCTTCAAGGGTCGGGACGCCGATGTGATTACAGCGGCCTTCCGGGAGTTCTCCGCTAAAAATCTGAGCCGTGAGAAAGCACCTTCTATCCGGCACAAGCTGGAAAAGGCACAGGAGCAGTCCAAAACGCAGCACAAGGAGCAGGAGCGCGGCGAAAAGGTCAAGACCAGAGAACGGAGTGTGGAGCGATGA
- a CDS encoding conjugal transfer protein TraX, which yields MSLDRKINRIQFLSGNSLKVIAVLTMLIDHLCKIVLQWLLSNYWGAMADNGQMSWERFREIDYFIRFDLQSIGTIAFPLFCFLLAEGFQHTRSKKRYIGLMLAFALISEVPFDIGFFSAYSRMEDTFPFYLKYQNVFFTLFLGLLTLVCLERFSCKSDLPVDRIKSAVLQVLSVVLFSGIAEGIHCDYGMQGILFISAFYICRNHRIYQVLLFLLAYMGTTGNQPPLCTLLACLLILLYNGKRGKLKLKYFFYVFYPAHILVLYLIQIGLGKYLLK from the coding sequence ATGAGCCTTGATAGGAAAATAAATCGCATTCAATTTCTCTCAGGAAATTCGCTAAAGGTTATTGCTGTACTGACAATGCTTATTGACCATCTATGTAAAATTGTGCTGCAATGGCTGCTATCAAACTACTGGGGGGCTATGGCAGATAACGGGCAAATGTCGTGGGAGAGATTCCGAGAGATAGATTATTTCATACGGTTTGATTTGCAAAGCATTGGGACGATTGCTTTTCCGCTATTCTGTTTTTTGCTGGCAGAAGGATTCCAACACACAAGAAGTAAAAAACGCTATATTGGGTTGATGCTTGCATTTGCCCTTATTTCGGAAGTTCCATTTGACATAGGTTTCTTTAGTGCGTATTCACGAATGGAAGATACATTTCCGTTTTACTTGAAGTATCAAAATGTATTTTTCACCTTGTTTTTAGGCTTATTGACATTGGTATGCCTTGAAAGATTTTCGTGTAAATCAGACCTACCGGTGGATAGAATAAAATCAGCAGTCCTGCAAGTTCTCAGTGTAGTGCTTTTTTCCGGCATTGCGGAAGGAATCCATTGTGACTACGGTATGCAGGGGATCTTATTCATATCAGCATTTTATATTTGCCGTAATCACCGAATCTATCAAGTGTTGCTGTTCCTTTTGGCTTACATGGGGACAACGGGGAATCAACCGCCTTTATGTACGCTTCTTGCCTGCTTGCTTATTCTGCTATACAACGGAAAGCGTGGTAAACTGAAGCTAAAATACTTCTTCTATGTTTTTTATCCAGCACATATCCTTGTCCTATATTTGATTCAGATAGGACTCGGAAAATACTTACTGAAATGA
- a CDS encoding MobA/MobL family protein, with product MALFHLSVTQTKRSAGQSAIASAAYRAGERLYSEYYGEYSDYTRKGGVICSDILLPSHAPPEYADRQTLWNAVEKAERGKNAQLAYSFDIALQNEFSLEENIALARQFLLENFVSRGMVVDFAVHQPDREDGGIPNPHFHVLCPIRPIEQDGKWGLKQRRVYELDEDDNRIRDQNGEFVFNAVPTTDWGSPETLEYWRQTWAELCNAKFAEKELDVRIDHRSYERQGVEFLPTVHEGATVRAMEKKGIRTEKGEFNRWTKATNAVIRDIKKKITLLFDWIAEAKAELAKPQTPDLVSLLNAYYTQRKAGAYSQKGKISNLKEMNETFNYLRANGIYTLEDLESHVNEHSSTTESLKKTLDGQTARMKAIKQLYDSSAAFQNLKPVYDGLQKIKFEKPRAKYKAEHEAELIQFYAARRKLTGEFPDGKVDMKKLSDEYDELEQAHETTYGEFKAVRDDLHRLWKVKSCVDTAARFNERTEEQKLQNRPQTRQKKEELSR from the coding sequence ATGGCACTATTTCATCTGAGCGTCACGCAGACTAAGCGAAGCGCAGGACAGTCCGCTATCGCTTCTGCTGCCTACCGAGCCGGGGAGCGATTGTATAGCGAGTATTACGGCGAATACAGCGACTACACCCGCAAGGGCGGCGTGATCTGCTCTGACATTCTCCTGCCGTCCCATGCACCGCCCGAATACGCAGACCGCCAGACCCTATGGAACGCCGTGGAAAAAGCCGAGCGTGGAAAGAACGCCCAGCTTGCATACAGCTTTGACATTGCCTTGCAGAATGAATTTTCCCTTGAGGAAAACATCGCTCTTGCAAGGCAATTTTTATTGGAGAACTTTGTGAGCCGGGGCATGGTGGTTGACTTCGCCGTACACCAGCCAGACCGGGAGGACGGCGGCATACCAAACCCGCATTTTCATGTGCTTTGCCCTATCCGCCCCATCGAGCAGGACGGCAAATGGGGGCTAAAGCAACGCCGGGTGTATGAGCTGGACGAGGACGACAACCGTATCCGAGACCAGAACGGCGAGTTTGTTTTCAACGCCGTTCCCACTACCGACTGGGGCAGTCCCGAAACGCTGGAATACTGGCGGCAGACATGGGCGGAGCTATGCAACGCCAAGTTTGCAGAAAAGGAGCTTGACGTTCGTATCGACCACCGGAGCTATGAGCGTCAGGGCGTGGAGTTTCTTCCCACCGTCCACGAGGGCGCAACCGTCCGGGCAATGGAGAAGAAAGGCATACGCACCGAGAAAGGCGAGTTCAACCGCTGGACCAAGGCAACCAATGCCGTTATCCGGGACATCAAGAAGAAAATCACTCTCCTGTTTGATTGGATTGCCGAAGCAAAAGCAGAGCTTGCCAAGCCGCAGACCCCCGACCTTGTTTCTCTGCTGAACGCCTACTACACCCAGCGCAAAGCCGGGGCTTATTCCCAGAAAGGCAAAATCAGCAACCTAAAGGAGATGAACGAGACTTTCAATTATCTCCGGGCAAACGGCATTTACACCCTTGAAGATTTGGAAAGCCATGTCAATGAACACAGCTCCACCACAGAGAGCTTGAAGAAAACGCTGGACGGGCAGACCGCCCGAATGAAAGCAATTAAGCAGCTCTATGACAGCTCCGCTGCTTTCCAGAACTTGAAGCCTGTCTATGACGGCTTGCAGAAAATCAAGTTTGAGAAGCCCAGAGCCAAGTACAAGGCAGAGCATGAAGCGGAACTGATACAGTTCTACGCCGCCAGACGAAAGCTGACCGGGGAATTCCCGGACGGCAAGGTGGATATGAAAAAGCTGTCCGACGAGTATGACGAACTGGAACAGGCGCACGAAACCACCTATGGCGAGTTTAAGGCTGTCAGAGACGATTTACACCGCCTTTGGAAGGTCAAGTCATGCGTAGATACTGCCGCCCGATTTAACGAGCGTACAGAGGAACAAAAGCTCCAAAATCGACCCCAAACACGACAGAAAAAGGAGGAACTATCCCGATGA
- a CDS encoding DUF3847 domain-containing protein: MAKPKNLEQLRAEKEQVETQLAQEQHKLERLENRKKFLEQGERKKRTHRLCNLGGTIESLAPEVKDLTRTEMTELMEQIFSLSEVQRAVRHMAITHISQANREKELKADGTISSERHAD, from the coding sequence ATGGCAAAACCGAAAAACCTTGAACAGCTCCGAGCCGAAAAGGAACAGGTCGAGACACAGCTTGCACAGGAACAGCACAAGCTGGAGCGTCTGGAGAACCGAAAGAAATTTCTGGAACAGGGCGAAAGAAAGAAACGCACCCACCGCCTTTGCAATCTGGGCGGCACGATTGAGAGCCTTGCCCCGGAGGTCAAAGATCTCACACGCACCGAAATGACAGAGCTGATGGAACAAATCTTTTCTTTGTCCGAAGTCCAGCGAGCCGTCCGTCACATGGCGATTACCCACATCAGCCAAGCAAACAGAGAAAAGGAGTTGAAAGCCGATGGCACTATTTCATCTGAGCGTCACGCAGACTAA
- a CDS encoding DUF4368 domain-containing protein: MKDKLKKYLLPNLPYLFFVYLFDKLCQAVRLAPGLDASEKLLHIGQGFQTAFASSAPSFHALDICVGILGAVLVRLTVYVKGKNAKKYRKGIEYGSARWGTAEDIAPYIDPVPDWNIPLTRTESLTMTSRPKDPKTARNKNILVIGGSGSGKTRFFVKPSLLQMHSSYVVTDPKGQLLRETGKLLAHGGPKRDENGKPVRDKRGKVVYEPYRIKVLNTINFSKSMKYNPLAYVRSEKDILKLVNVIIANTKGDGEKSSEDFWVKAERLLYCALIGYIWYEAEPEERNFITLLYLLNACEAREDDETYKSPVDILFDDLAKKQPEHFAVKQYVKFKMAAGVVCSKRLLNQAVGKSLRTHNLKPKKGAQVMKKNEKITALYERLSRDDFGKDDDQQRESNSISNQKAMLEEFAARQGFTNIVHFTDDGISGTCFDRPGFLAMMKEVEAGNVEYLCIKDMSRMGRDYLKVGQIMEILRQRGVRLIAINDGVDSARGDDDFTPFRNIMNEYYARDTSRKIRSTFQSKGKSGKHLTGTVIYGYLWNEARDQWLVDPEAADVVKRIFAMTIEGYGPYQIASKLKEEKVLIPSAYLAQHSEGVNKNKTFKDVYGWGSSTICNILEKREYLGHTINFKTRKHFKDKKSHYVPEDEWTIFENTHEAIIDQQTFDLVQKIRGNVRRYPDGWGEAAPLTGLLYCADCGGKMYVHRTNNGKRISQYTCSQYSKVPVGKLCTTQHRINEDVVLSLVSEMLKAIAEYAKHDRAEFVRVVQEAQSSQQTAEVKKQRTRLATAKQRVSELEVLLCKIYEDNILGKLSDSRYATLDAQYEKEQSELTAEISVLEKAVKSYEKHEKDADRFIALIDKYENFDKLTIAMLNEFIEKILVHERDRKGSIQTTQEVEIYFNFVGRFVPPAFGEEELTPEELEEIRKREERKDRLHQNYLKRKASGAQKRYEDKIKKRKKAEIEAKKAAIRAEDIANGVFVPVSSLPQREPMKGVQTA; this comes from the coding sequence ATGAAGGATAAGCTCAAAAAATATCTTCTGCCAAACCTGCCGTATCTGTTCTTTGTGTATCTCTTTGATAAGCTCTGCCAGGCGGTGCGGCTGGCGCCGGGGCTTGATGCCTCGGAAAAGCTGCTGCATATCGGGCAGGGCTTTCAGACGGCCTTCGCCAGCTCCGCACCCAGCTTTCACGCGCTGGATATCTGCGTCGGCATCCTCGGCGCAGTCCTCGTCCGGCTGACGGTGTATGTCAAGGGCAAGAACGCGAAGAAATACCGCAAGGGTATTGAATACGGCTCTGCCCGCTGGGGCACGGCGGAGGATATCGCGCCCTACATAGACCCCGTTCCCGATTGGAACATCCCTCTGACCCGGACGGAAAGCCTCACCATGACCAGCCGCCCGAAGGATCCAAAAACGGCGAGAAATAAAAATATCCTGGTCATCGGCGGCTCCGGCAGCGGCAAGACAAGGTTTTTTGTCAAGCCGTCCCTGCTCCAAATGCACAGCTCCTATGTGGTCACCGATCCCAAAGGGCAGCTCCTTCGGGAGACGGGAAAGCTCCTGGCGCACGGCGGGCCGAAGCGGGACGAGAACGGAAAGCCGGTGCGGGATAAGCGCGGCAAGGTCGTCTATGAGCCATACCGCATCAAGGTCCTGAACACCATCAACTTTTCCAAAAGCATGAAATATAACCCGCTGGCCTATGTGCGCTCCGAGAAGGATATCCTCAAGCTGGTCAATGTCATCATCGCCAACACGAAGGGCGACGGTGAAAAATCCTCCGAAGATTTTTGGGTCAAAGCCGAGCGGCTTTTATACTGCGCCCTGATCGGCTACATCTGGTATGAGGCAGAGCCAGAGGAACGGAACTTCATCACGCTTCTGTACCTGCTAAACGCCTGCGAAGCCAGAGAGGACGACGAGACCTATAAAAGTCCCGTAGATATCCTCTTTGACGATTTGGCAAAAAAGCAGCCGGAGCACTTCGCCGTCAAGCAGTATGTCAAATTCAAAATGGCGGCGGGTGTTGTATGCTCTAAAAGACTTCTTAATCAAGCGGTTGGGAAGTCTCTTAGAACACACAACCTAAAACCGAAGAAAGGAGCGCAAGTTATGAAAAAAAACGAGAAAATCACAGCTCTGTACGAACGACTGAGCCGTGATGACTTTGGCAAAGATGATGACCAACAGCGTGAGAGCAATTCCATTTCCAATCAAAAGGCTATGTTGGAGGAGTTCGCCGCACGGCAGGGCTTTACAAACATTGTCCATTTCACGGACGATGGCATTAGTGGTACTTGCTTTGACCGTCCCGGATTTTTGGCAATGATGAAAGAGGTTGAAGCCGGGAATGTGGAGTATCTGTGTATCAAGGACATGAGCCGCATGGGTCGTGACTATCTGAAAGTCGGTCAGATTATGGAAATCCTGCGTCAGCGTGGCGTTCGCCTTATCGCCATCAATGACGGTGTGGACAGTGCCAGAGGGGACGATGATTTTACCCCTTTCCGCAACATTATGAACGAGTATTACGCCAGAGACACCAGCCGTAAAATCCGTTCCACTTTCCAGTCAAAAGGCAAGTCCGGCAAGCACCTCACAGGCACGGTCATTTACGGCTATCTCTGGAACGAAGCCAGAGACCAATGGTTGGTTGACCCCGAAGCCGCTGATGTGGTCAAGCGCATCTTTGCCATGACGATTGAGGGCTACGGTCCGTATCAGATCGCCAGCAAGCTGAAAGAAGAAAAAGTCCTCATTCCGTCCGCTTACCTTGCCCAGCACAGCGAGGGCGTGAACAAAAACAAGACTTTCAAAGATGTGTACGGCTGGGGTTCTTCCACCATCTGCAACATTCTTGAAAAGCGTGAATATCTGGGACACACCATCAACTTCAAGACCCGAAAGCACTTCAAGGACAAGAAAAGCCATTATGTCCCGGAGGACGAATGGACGATTTTCGAGAATACCCATGAAGCTATCATTGACCAGCAGACCTTTGACCTTGTGCAGAAAATCCGTGGGAATGTCAGACGCTACCCGGACGGCTGGGGCGAAGCAGCTCCCCTCACGGGCTTGCTCTATTGCGCCGATTGCGGCGGCAAGATGTATGTCCACCGCACCAACAACGGCAAGCGTATTTCTCAATATACCTGTTCCCAATACAGCAAAGTCCCAGTTGGAAAGCTCTGCACGACACAGCACCGTATCAATGAAGATGTGGTTCTGTCCCTTGTTTCCGAAATGCTCAAAGCTATTGCCGAGTATGCCAAGCATGACCGAGCCGAGTTTGTCCGTGTGGTGCAGGAAGCGCAGTCCAGCCAGCAGACGGCAGAGGTCAAGAAACAGCGTACACGCCTTGCCACCGCCAAGCAGAGAGTGTCCGAGCTGGAAGTCCTGCTCTGTAAAATCTATGAGGACAACATTTTGGGAAAGCTGTCCGACAGCAGATACGCCACTCTGGACGCTCAATACGAAAAGGAACAGTCCGAGCTTACCGCTGAAATCTCTGTTCTGGAAAAGGCAGTCAAGAGCTATGAGAAGCACGAAAAGGACGCTGACCGTTTTATCGCTCTGATTGACAAATATGAGAACTTCGACAAGCTGACCATTGCCATGCTCAACGAGTTTATCGAGAAAATCCTTGTGCATGAGCGTGACCGCAAGGGCAGTATTCAGACCACACAGGAGGTCGAGATTTACTTCAATTTTGTCGGGCGTTTCGTTCCCCCAGCGTTTGGAGAAGAGGAGCTTACCCCGGAGGAATTAGAGGAAATCCGCAAGCGTGAGGAACGCAAGGATAGGCTTCATCAGAACTACTTGAAGCGGAAAGCCAGCGGAGCGCAGAAACGATACGAGGACAAAATCAAGAAGCGGAAAAAGGCAGAAATCGAAGCCAAGAAAGCCGCCATTCGTGCGGAGGATATTGCAAATGGCGTGTTCGTCCCTGTCAGCAGTTTACCGCAGAGAGAGCCGATGAAAGGAGTACAAACAGCATGA
- a CDS encoding TnpV protein, with translation MNITYTQNGDYLIPNIVIRKTKPLGHYGRLRKAYLEMHRPILFNELVLSDKLFEHCAEIDEAARNRMELIVPELAKQYGVTEQLKAENQMEWVRQMNACKAQAEEVVKAELIYD, from the coding sequence ATGAATATCACTTACACACAGAACGGTGATTATCTTATCCCGAACATCGTTATCCGCAAGACCAAGCCCCTCGGACATTACGGCAGACTTCGCAAGGCGTATTTAGAAATGCACCGCCCGATACTGTTCAATGAACTGGTGCTATCCGACAAGCTCTTTGAACATTGCGCCGAGATTGACGAAGCGGCACGAAACCGCATGGAACTGATCGTGCCGGAGCTGGCAAAACAGTACGGCGTGACCGAGCAACTGAAAGCTGAAAACCAAATGGAATGGGTGCGGCAGATGAACGCTTGCAAGGCACAGGCAGAGGAAGTTGTGAAAGCAGAATTGATTTATGATTGA
- a CDS encoding helix-turn-helix domain-containing protein — MAVFRIEKTRDYTVMSNYHLRDMSLSLKAKGLLSLMLSLPENWDYTMKGLARICKDGIDSISGGIRELEAHGYLIRARVRGANGQLGSIEYTILEQPKAPSPTQEKPIRENPVQANPMLDAPIQENPAQLNKEESSNYPSKTDLSITQGSSPIPSSPPAPGERTGQDGMRKRESYRALILENIEYDVLSQNVQLDKDRLDELVELMVDTVCSNREMIRVAGDDYPAEVVRSRFLKLNASHIEYVLDRMRENTTYVRNIKKYLLAALYNAPVTMDSYYTSLVSHDLYGSGDRR, encoded by the coding sequence ATGGCTGTATTCCGTATCGAAAAGACCAGGGATTACACGGTCATGTCAAACTATCATCTGCGGGATATGTCGCTGTCGCTGAAAGCGAAAGGGCTTTTATCTCTCATGTTGTCTCTGCCGGAGAATTGGGACTACACCATGAAGGGTCTTGCCCGTATCTGCAAGGATGGAATTGACAGCATCAGTGGTGGCATCCGGGAGCTGGAGGCGCACGGCTATCTGATCCGTGCGCGTGTCCGTGGCGCAAACGGGCAGCTCGGCTCTATCGAATACACTATTCTGGAACAACCTAAAGCGCCATCACCTACACAGGAAAAACCTATACGGGAAAATCCCGTACAGGCAAATCCAATGTTGGACGCTCCAATTCAGGAGAACCCCGCCCAATTAAATAAAGAAGAATCAAGTAACTATCCATCAAAGACAGATCTATCAATTACGCAAGGATCAAGTCCTATCCCATCAAGTCCCCCAGCCCCCGGGGAGCGGACCGGACAGGACGGGATGCGAAAGCGGGAAAGCTATCGGGCATTGATCTTAGAGAACATCGAGTATGACGTACTCTCGCAGAACGTGCAGCTTGACAAGGACCGGCTGGACGAGCTGGTGGAGCTCATGGTGGATACCGTCTGCTCCAACCGGGAGATGATCCGTGTGGCTGGGGACGATTACCCTGCCGAGGTCGTCCGGTCGCGGTTCCTGAAGCTGAACGCCTCGCATATCGAGTATGTCCTTGACCGGATGCGGGAGAACACCACCTATGTCCGCAATATCAAGAAATATCTGCTGGCGGCGCTGTATAACGCGCCGGTCACGATGGACAGCTATTACACATCCCTTGTCAGCCATGACCTGTACGGCAGCGGAGATCGGAGGTGA